The Deinococcus koreensis genome window below encodes:
- a CDS encoding winged helix-turn-helix domain-containing protein, whose translation MTSSQVEVRRIQDANLARLLQQERSFLAQFIDPRSPSEVAARVDMAPNLAHHHARKLADAGLLFEQRREGGRVYYQLCAQEFRVPSRLRPPGDLQGNGSADMRELGEGFMRAYERSWAAMHEGEEDVFGFGSAARPATTPCEPDALGLEAHPTHLDALSLRLSPERYQRLARALSALLAEAAAEGHSPQGHPCTLAVLTFQLPGEGATPGSSLSHTINSFLGAPADERSPR comes from the coding sequence ATGACCTCATCCCAGGTGGAAGTGCGGCGCATACAGGACGCGAATCTGGCCCGGCTGCTGCAGCAGGAGAGAAGCTTCCTGGCCCAGTTCATCGACCCCCGCTCGCCCAGCGAGGTCGCGGCCCGCGTGGACATGGCCCCCAATCTGGCGCACCACCACGCCCGCAAGCTCGCCGACGCTGGCCTGCTGTTCGAGCAGCGACGGGAGGGCGGGCGGGTCTACTACCAGCTCTGTGCGCAGGAGTTCCGCGTGCCCAGCCGGCTGCGGCCGCCGGGCGATCTGCAGGGCAACGGCAGCGCCGACATGCGCGAGCTGGGCGAAGGCTTCATGCGCGCCTACGAGCGCTCCTGGGCGGCCATGCACGAGGGCGAGGAAGACGTGTTCGGCTTCGGCTCGGCCGCCCGCCCCGCCACGACTCCCTGCGAGCCCGACGCGCTGGGCCTGGAGGCGCACCCCACCCACCTGGACGCCCTGAGCCTGCGCCTCTCCCCCGAGCGCTACCAGCGGCTGGCCCGCGCCCTCAGCGCCCTGCTCGCCGAGGCCGCCGCCGAGGGCCACAGCCCCCAGGGCCACCCCTGCACCCTGGCCGTGCTGACCTTCCAGCTTCCCGGCGAGGGCGCCACCCCCGGCTCGTCTCTGTCCCACACCATCAACAGCTTCCTGGGCGCCCCAGCAGACGAACGCAGCCCACGCTGA
- a CDS encoding MGMT family protein has product MAAPDSPPAAFRSRILELVGRIPSGRVMTYGQLALLAGNPGAARQAGFVMNGLMGGTELPWHRVINAQGRVSTHKVGFGDMQEGLLRAEGIVLDASGRCDLKALQWWPDESREAPPEPLF; this is encoded by the coding sequence GTGGCGGCGCCCGACTCCCCGCCCGCCGCGTTCCGGAGCCGCATCCTGGAGCTGGTGGGCCGCATTCCCAGCGGCCGGGTCATGACCTACGGCCAGCTGGCGCTGCTGGCCGGCAATCCGGGAGCGGCGCGCCAGGCGGGCTTCGTCATGAACGGCCTGATGGGCGGCACGGAATTGCCCTGGCACCGGGTCATCAACGCTCAGGGCCGCGTGAGCACCCACAAGGTCGGCTTCGGCGATATGCAAGAAGGCCTGTTGAGGGCCGAGGGGATCGTGCTGGACGCCTCGGGCCGCTGCGACCTGAAGGCGCTGCAGTGGTGGCCGGACGAGTCTCGTGAGGCCCCGCCCGAACCTCTGTTCTGA
- a CDS encoding N-acetylmuramoyl-L-alanine amidase — MKRSAILLSSGLLLALPVTAAAQSGVPPQNVGTAAQQIPAGTPVPLNLTGMQSATFGSPRISSDGSSTRVVFDLLPGVAYTLSPTFSGLRLDVQGARVLPSVAARVGSSVTEYRAGGGQVTLITPFPLSMTEGWRASEATLATGARVLIVEISPTLSGGASPALRGAVRASVPVTADAQAVLNAPLSPPPSEATGAPPTGSAAARAPAASSAPPAPAPAEAPRAVDSLPPGDSVVPGRSGAALPPAPALPGDNTDIPSQLSGRVGGQSEAGQLLAPPRIGKNPGQTRVVFDLPPGTTYRLVPGAAGLRLELAGVEASPQQGQNLSPELRSWRFDPVPGGAAVTLTTATPTSERSGWRAELLPPASGTRSRLVIDLSPALADLSPVPPSQRVIAAVPPVPGTSGLAILALSASYVKPRVVIDPGHGGKDGGAVGSVVEKQVTLDVALRVRDLLRAAGVDVVLTRDTDRALHATKSTDLEMRAGTGTPGTQLFVSIHVNAMEARTALRGYGVETWWNPNHPLSSTLASVLQRNVVGMTGAFNQGLKSGQSLSVLRNSRIPAALVEIGYTSHPVDGQNLRDSNYLDRVAVGIAQGIREALVSGVAANGVGSAGGAGK; from the coding sequence ATGAAGCGGTCTGCCATCCTGCTCTCATCTGGGCTCCTGCTCGCCCTGCCGGTCACGGCGGCGGCCCAATCGGGCGTCCCTCCGCAGAATGTGGGCACGGCGGCCCAGCAGATCCCGGCGGGGACGCCCGTGCCCCTCAACCTGACCGGCATGCAGAGCGCGACCTTCGGCTCGCCCCGCATCAGTTCCGACGGCAGCTCGACCCGGGTGGTCTTCGACCTGCTGCCCGGCGTGGCCTATACCCTCAGCCCCACCTTCAGTGGCCTGCGCCTGGACGTGCAGGGCGCGCGTGTCCTGCCCTCCGTGGCGGCCCGGGTGGGCAGCAGCGTCACCGAGTACCGGGCGGGCGGCGGACAGGTCACGCTGATCACGCCGTTTCCGCTGTCCATGACCGAGGGCTGGCGGGCCAGCGAGGCCACCCTGGCGACCGGGGCGCGCGTGCTCATCGTGGAGATCAGCCCCACCCTGAGCGGCGGCGCCAGTCCCGCTCTGCGGGGCGCCGTGCGCGCCTCGGTGCCGGTCACGGCCGACGCTCAGGCCGTGCTGAACGCGCCCCTGTCGCCGCCACCGTCGGAGGCGACCGGCGCGCCCCCCACGGGGTCTGCCGCGGCGCGTGCCCCCGCGGCCTCCAGCGCACCTCCAGCTCCCGCTCCCGCCGAGGCTCCCCGCGCTGTGGACAGCCTGCCGCCCGGCGACTCCGTGGTGCCGGGCCGCAGCGGCGCGGCGCTGCCTCCAGCCCCGGCCCTGCCCGGCGACAACACGGATATCCCCAGCCAGCTGAGCGGCCGGGTGGGCGGGCAGAGTGAGGCGGGCCAGCTGCTCGCCCCGCCCAGGATCGGCAAGAACCCGGGCCAGACGCGGGTGGTGTTCGACCTGCCGCCGGGCACGACCTACCGGCTGGTGCCGGGCGCCGCCGGCCTGCGGCTGGAACTCGCCGGGGTGGAGGCCAGCCCGCAGCAGGGCCAGAACCTCAGCCCGGAACTGCGCTCCTGGCGCTTTGATCCCGTTCCCGGGGGCGCGGCCGTGACCCTGACCACCGCCACGCCCACCAGCGAGCGCAGCGGCTGGCGGGCCGAACTGCTGCCGCCCGCCAGCGGCACCCGGTCGCGGCTGGTGATCGACCTGTCGCCGGCTCTGGCCGACCTGAGCCCGGTGCCCCCCAGCCAGCGCGTGATCGCGGCGGTGCCGCCCGTGCCCGGCACCAGCGGTCTGGCCATCCTGGCCCTGAGCGCCAGCTACGTGAAACCCCGCGTGGTGATCGACCCCGGTCACGGCGGCAAGGACGGCGGCGCGGTCGGCAGCGTGGTGGAAAAGCAGGTGACCCTGGACGTGGCCCTGCGGGTGCGTGACCTGCTGCGCGCCGCCGGGGTGGACGTGGTGCTCACCCGCGACACCGACCGCGCCCTGCACGCCACCAAGAGCACCGATCTGGAGATGCGCGCCGGCACGGGCACGCCGGGCACCCAGCTGTTCGTGAGCATCCACGTCAATGCCATGGAGGCCCGGACGGCGCTGCGGGGCTACGGCGTGGAGACTTGGTGGAACCCCAACCATCCGCTGTCGAGCACGCTGGCCAGTGTGCTGCAGCGCAACGTGGTGGGCATGACCGGCGCCTTCAACCAGGGCCTCAAGTCCGGGCAGTCGCTGTCGGTGCTCCGCAACAGCCGGATTCCGGCGGCGCTGGTCGAGATCGGCTACACCAGCCACCCGGTCGATGGTCAGAACCTCAGAGACAGCAACTATCTGGATCGGGTGGCGGTCGGGATCGCCCAGGGCATCCGCGAGGCGCTGGTCTCCGGCGTCGCGGCCAATGGGGTCGGCAGCGCCGGCGGCGCCGGCAAGTAG
- a CDS encoding TAXI family TRAP transporter solute-binding subunit codes for MLCLLLAGVPLAQAQPVFLNVATGSKTGTYSAMFRNIGVVCTQSAYLKERGTSGSLENIDLLLSNEVSLAFVQSDVLKAKEQIDQDARVANIRALLPLHNEEVHLFARPPVVKKNIFGKTTTTGVATFADLKGKRVAAWGGSLITAKVLSAKLAVPYSIVSVKDRDAALAALNAGQVDAVLAVVGQPAAWVKELSGVNLVPVPYTAALNGVYSSAKLLYPNLGAGSVPTVAVQSVLATRDFKTPERKNILLKYQQCALSRLVNLQEDEGMHPKWQEVTFKTWPWPQYK; via the coding sequence ATGCTCTGTTTGCTGCTCGCCGGTGTGCCGCTGGCCCAGGCGCAGCCCGTCTTCCTGAATGTCGCCACCGGCAGCAAGACCGGCACCTACTCCGCCATGTTCCGGAACATCGGGGTGGTCTGCACCCAGAGCGCGTATCTCAAGGAGCGCGGTACCAGCGGGAGCCTGGAGAACATCGACCTGCTGCTCAGCAACGAGGTCTCGCTGGCCTTCGTGCAGAGCGACGTGCTCAAGGCCAAGGAGCAGATCGACCAGGACGCCCGGGTCGCCAACATCCGGGCGCTGCTGCCGCTGCACAACGAGGAAGTCCACCTGTTCGCCAGGCCGCCCGTGGTCAAGAAGAACATCTTCGGCAAGACCACCACGACGGGTGTGGCCACCTTCGCCGACCTGAAGGGCAAACGGGTGGCGGCCTGGGGGGGCAGCCTGATCACGGCCAAGGTGCTGAGCGCCAAACTGGCCGTGCCCTACAGCATCGTGAGCGTGAAAGACCGCGACGCCGCCCTGGCCGCGCTGAACGCCGGGCAGGTCGACGCGGTGCTGGCCGTGGTGGGCCAGCCGGCGGCCTGGGTCAAGGAGCTGAGCGGCGTGAATCTCGTGCCGGTGCCCTACACGGCCGCCCTGAATGGCGTCTATTCCTCGGCCAAGCTGCTCTACCCCAACCTGGGCGCGGGCAGCGTGCCCACCGTGGCGGTGCAGAGCGTCCTGGCCACCCGCGACTTCAAGACGCCCGAGCGCAAGAACATCCTGCTCAAGTACCAGCAGTGCGCTCTGAGCCGGCTCGTGAACCTGCAGGAGGACGAGGGGATGCACCCCAAGTGGCAGGAAGTGACCTTCAAGACCTGGCCCTGGCCGCAGTACAAGTAG
- a CDS encoding peptidoglycan-binding domain-containing protein, which translates to MTFRVPLIAALLSVSAQAAPAAPDVERAAMRVAQTLDGVLRNCPATFSKVGTATKRCVGSSLNVEQVRVKLGAALGGDLYGVWRSRDEQRSVYNWIRTSAGYVYLRLQADPDGRARTLVYLDVPLDSSLTAAPTSTSPAGTGNGSTQTGSTQIGSVTLTPADPKAPGKGDPTAAAPSPGVPASTQPARPEPAKTEPARPEPGSTEPPRSDPGTRADPAAPAPGVAPVPFRRVLQLQAKRQSGPDVAAVQNRLISLMRPMPAGRGDGWYGPVTAATVRAFQRANGLAPTGRVDQRTWDMLFSPAAKTFAPPNPA; encoded by the coding sequence ATGACGTTCCGTGTCCCTCTGATAGCCGCCCTGCTCAGTGTTTCCGCCCAGGCCGCGCCGGCCGCTCCCGATGTGGAGCGCGCGGCGATGCGGGTGGCGCAGACGCTGGACGGAGTGCTGCGGAACTGCCCCGCCACCTTCTCAAAGGTCGGCACCGCCACCAAGCGCTGTGTGGGCAGCAGCCTGAACGTGGAGCAGGTACGCGTGAAACTGGGCGCGGCGCTGGGCGGCGACCTGTACGGGGTGTGGCGCAGCCGCGACGAGCAGCGCAGCGTCTACAACTGGATCCGGACGTCGGCCGGTTACGTGTACCTGCGCCTGCAGGCCGACCCGGACGGCCGCGCGAGAACCCTGGTGTACCTGGACGTGCCGCTGGACAGCTCCCTGACGGCGGCGCCCACCTCCACCTCGCCCGCCGGCACAGGCAACGGCAGCACCCAGACCGGCAGCACCCAGATCGGCAGCGTCACCCTGACCCCGGCCGATCCCAAGGCGCCAGGGAAGGGAGACCCCACCGCAGCCGCGCCCTCCCCGGGCGTGCCGGCGTCGACCCAACCAGCCAGACCCGAGCCGGCCAAAACTGAGCCAGCCAGACCCGAGCCAGGCAGCACCGAACCCCCGAGAAGCGACCCGGGCACCCGTGCCGACCCGGCCGCCCCGGCACCCGGCGTGGCGCCCGTGCCCTTCCGGCGGGTGCTGCAACTGCAGGCCAAGCGCCAGAGCGGCCCCGACGTGGCGGCGGTGCAGAACCGGCTGATCAGCCTGATGCGGCCCATGCCGGCCGGCCGGGGCGACGGCTGGTACGGGCCGGTCACGGCGGCGACAGTGCGCGCCTTCCAGCGGGCCAATGGGCTCGCGCCGACCGGCCGGGTCGACCAGCGCACCTGGGACATGCTGTTCTCGCCGGCCGCGAAAACCTTCGCCCCGCCGAACCCGGCCTGA